A genome region from Megalobrama amblycephala isolate DHTTF-2021 linkage group LG16, ASM1881202v1, whole genome shotgun sequence includes the following:
- the p2rx8 gene encoding purinergic receptor P2X, ligand-gated ion channel, 8 yields the protein MAHWCSRHPFFLFEYTTIKYVVTQNKKLGLLYRILQLTVMGYLIGWVFVTKKEYQAKDDTIESSVRTKVKGVARVNTTDSKLWGPEDYVFPEQGEGFLFITTNFIETPNQKMGNCSENPAIPNAKCTKDEDCREGEAVRAGNGIKTGLCINGTCEINGWCPTEKREHPGPDTVVRQAENFTIYIRNFIRFSQFNFSKSNILNKNESHFKTCVYDEIADPYCPIFRLGDIVSKAGHSFQEIAVKGGSFGVLIEWSCDLDKDASNCNPHYSFLFLGSNKTDGYNFRFAKYFKDDAGQKQRTLYKVFGIHLNIMVFGTARKFSIIKTIINIASVLTLMTAGSYLCDIILLCMMKKNTAYRDSKFERIQKNDKENPVEKMPAALKRTFSL from the exons ATGGCTCATTGGTGCAGTCGACATCCATTCTTTCTCTTTGAATACACAACAATCAAATATGTGGTCACGCAGAATAAGAAATTGGGACTCTTATACAGAATCCTTCAACTCACTGTCATGGGATATCTCATCGG ATGGGTATTTGTGACAAAGAAAGAGTACCAGGCAAAAGATGACACAATCGAGAGTTCTGTGCGAACTAAAGTTAAAGGAGTTGCACGTGTCAACACAACAGATTCAAAACTCTGGGGACCAGAGGACTACGTTTTCCCAGAACAG GGTGAGggttttctttttataacaacCAATTTCATTGAGACGCCAAACCAAAAAATGGGCAACTGTTCAGAG AACCCCGCAATACCAAATGCAAAGTGCACTAAGGACGAAGACTGCAGAGAAGGAGAGGCTGTTAGGGCTGGAAACG GAATTAAGACTGGCCTTTGTATTAATGGCACTTGTGAAATAAATGGCTGGTGTCCCACTGAAAAGAGAGAGCATCCAGG CCCAGACACTGTAGTGAGACAAGCTGAAAACTTTACCATATACATAAGGAACTTCATCAGATTTTCCCAGTTCAACTTCTCAAA atcaaatatattaaacaaaaatgaatcacattttaaaacctgCGTGTATGATGAAATTGCCGACCCGTACTGTCCTATTTTTCGGCTGGGAGATATTGTAAGCAAAGCTGGACATAGCTTTCAAGAAATAGCTGTAAAG GGTGGTTCATTTGGTGTTCTGATTGAGTGGTCTTGTGACCTTGATAAAGATGCCTCAAATTGCAATCCTCACTACAGTTTTCTGTTTCTGGGCAGCAACAAGACAGACGGATATAACTTCAG atTTGCAAAATATTTCAAAGATGATGCAGGACAGAAGCAAAGAAcactttacaaagtgtttggaATTCATTTAAACATCATGGTGTTTGGAACG GCAAGAAAGTTTAGTATTATTAAGACCATCATCAACATAGCATCAGTTCTTACTTTAATGACTGCT GGTTCTTACTTATGCGACATCATACTACTCTGCATGATGAAGAAGAACACTGCTTACAGAGACTCAAAGTTTGAGAGAATACAAAA GAATGACAAAGAAAATCCAGTGGAAAAGATGCCAGCGGCTCTGAAGAGAACGTTCAGTTTATGA
- the txndc17 gene encoding thioredoxin domain-containing protein 17, which yields MTKYEEVAVHGYEEFSKAVSERKGKEIFAYFSGDKDGQGKSWCPDCVKAEPVVRGELSHLPEGSVFIYCQVGDRPYWKDPNNDFKKTLKLTAVPTLLRYGTPQKLVEDECFKTDLVRMMFTED from the exons aTGACTAAATACGAGGAAGTTGCTGTTCATGGCTACGAGGAATTTTCTAAAGCTGTGTctgaaagaaaaggaaaagagATATTCGCTTACTTCTCTGGAGATAAAGATGGCCAGGGCAAGAGCTGGTGTCCGGACTGTGTGAAAG CAGAGCCAGTGGTCAGAGGAGAGCTGTCTCATCTTCCTGAGGGctctgtcttcatttactgcCAAGTAGGAGACAGACCTTA CTGGAAGGAcccaaataatgactttaagaAAACCTTAAAGCTGACTGCAGTACCCACACTACTGCGCTATGGGACG cCCCAGAAGCTGGTTGAAGATGAGTGTTTTAAAACCGACCTCGTTCGAATGATGTTCACGGAGGATTAA